The Pantoea vagans genome includes a window with the following:
- the ppiC gene encoding peptidylprolyl isomerase PpiC produces the protein MAKTAAALHILVKDEAQAKSLLAQLEKGANFQQLAKKHSTCPSGRNGGDLGEFRKGQMVPAFDKAVFSCPLLQPYGPVKTAFGYHIIKVLWRN, from the coding sequence ATGGCGAAAACCGCGGCGGCTTTGCACATCCTCGTCAAGGATGAAGCGCAGGCCAAATCATTGCTGGCACAACTGGAGAAAGGCGCAAACTTTCAGCAGCTGGCCAAAAAACACTCCACTTGCCCCTCGGGCCGCAACGGCGGCGATTTAGGGGAATTTCGTAAAGGGCAGATGGTCCCCGCCTTTGATAAAGCGGTCTTCTCTTGCCCGCTGCTGCAACCTTACGGACCGGTGAAAACCGCTTTCGGCTATCACATCATCAAAGTGCTGTGGCGTAACTGA
- the rep gene encoding DNA helicase Rep, whose product MRLNPGQQRAVEFVTGPCLVLAGAGSGKTRVITNKIAHLIRECGYQARHIAAVTFTNKASREMKERVAQTLGRKEARGLMISTFHTLGLEIIKREYKALGMKASFSLFDDQDQLALLKDLTQQWLEEDKTLLQQLISTISNWKNDLVDPQGAVGLAKSQRDQIFAHCYQLYDQHLKSCNVLDFDDLIALPTLLLQRNQEVRERWQQRIRYLLVDEYQDTNTSQYELVKLLVGSRARFTVVGDDDQSIYSWRGARPQNLVLLKEDFPALEVVKLEQNYRSTQRILKSANILIANNPHVFEKRLFSELGQGSELKVLSANNEDHEAERVAGELIAHHFINKTAYKDYAILYRGNHQSRVFEKQLMQNRIPYRISGGTSFFSRPEIKDLLAYLRVLTNQEDDSAFLRIVNTPRREIGPATLQKLGEWANLRSKSLFNASFDMGLEQTLSGRGLEHLQRFTHWLNDIIQLTEREPVNAVRDLIRGVDYESWLFETSPSPKAAEMRMKNVNTLFQWMTEMLEGDELNEPMTLAQVVTRFTLRDMMERGESDEESDQVQLMTLHASKGLEFPYVYLVGMEEGLLPHQSSIDENNIEEERRLAYVGITRAQKELTFTLCRERRQYGELVRPEPSRFLLELPQDDVVWEHEKKVVSAEERMKTGQSRVAGLRAMLDKAKKG is encoded by the coding sequence ATGCGTTTAAACCCCGGCCAACAACGTGCTGTCGAATTTGTCACCGGTCCTTGCCTGGTGCTGGCCGGTGCGGGCTCAGGTAAAACCCGTGTTATCACCAATAAAATCGCCCACCTGATCCGCGAATGCGGCTATCAGGCACGGCATATCGCGGCGGTAACCTTTACCAATAAAGCCTCGCGTGAGATGAAAGAGCGTGTGGCACAAACGCTGGGGCGCAAAGAGGCGCGCGGCCTGATGATTTCGACATTCCATACATTGGGATTGGAGATCATCAAACGCGAATACAAAGCGCTGGGGATGAAAGCCAGTTTCTCACTGTTCGACGACCAGGATCAGCTGGCACTGTTGAAAGACCTCACCCAGCAGTGGCTGGAAGAGGACAAAACCCTGTTACAGCAGCTGATCTCCACTATTTCCAACTGGAAGAATGACCTGGTGGATCCGCAGGGTGCGGTAGGGCTGGCGAAATCGCAGCGTGATCAGATTTTCGCCCATTGCTACCAACTGTACGATCAGCACCTGAAATCCTGCAACGTACTGGATTTCGACGATTTAATCGCGCTGCCCACGCTGTTGCTACAACGCAACCAGGAAGTGCGCGAACGCTGGCAGCAGCGCATTCGCTACTTGCTGGTGGATGAATATCAGGACACCAACACCAGCCAATATGAGCTGGTCAAGCTGCTGGTCGGCAGCCGTGCGCGCTTTACCGTGGTGGGTGATGATGACCAATCGATCTACTCATGGCGCGGTGCGCGTCCGCAAAATCTGGTGTTATTAAAAGAGGATTTCCCGGCGCTGGAAGTGGTGAAGCTGGAGCAAAACTACCGCTCGACGCAGCGCATTCTGAAGTCTGCCAATATCCTGATTGCCAACAACCCGCACGTGTTTGAGAAGCGATTGTTTTCCGAACTGGGACAAGGCAGCGAGTTGAAAGTGCTGAGTGCCAACAATGAGGACCATGAGGCGGAGCGGGTCGCAGGGGAGCTGATTGCCCACCACTTCATTAATAAGACCGCCTACAAAGATTACGCGATCCTCTATCGTGGCAACCATCAGTCGCGCGTGTTTGAAAAGCAGCTGATGCAGAACCGTATTCCCTATCGTATCTCTGGCGGCACCTCGTTCTTCTCGCGCCCGGAAATTAAAGATTTGCTCGCTTATCTGCGAGTACTGACGAATCAGGAAGATGACAGCGCCTTCTTGCGTATCGTCAACACGCCGCGCCGTGAAATTGGCCCCGCCACGCTGCAAAAGCTGGGTGAGTGGGCCAATCTGCGCAGTAAGAGTTTGTTCAATGCCAGTTTCGATATGGGACTGGAGCAGACGCTGAGTGGACGCGGTCTTGAGCACTTGCAGCGGTTTACGCACTGGCTGAATGACATTATTCAGCTGACCGAGCGTGAACCGGTGAATGCCGTGCGCGACCTGATTCGCGGTGTCGATTACGAAAGCTGGTTGTTTGAAACCTCGCCAAGCCCCAAAGCGGCTGAAATGCGCATGAAGAACGTCAACACGCTGTTCCAGTGGATGACGGAAATGCTGGAAGGTGACGAACTGAATGAGCCGATGACGCTGGCGCAGGTTGTCACCCGTTTTACGCTGCGTGACATGATGGAACGCGGTGAAAGTGACGAAGAGAGCGATCAGGTGCAGCTAATGACGCTGCACGCATCGAAAGGGCTGGAGTTCCCGTATGTGTATCTGGTCGGTATGGAAGAGGGGCTATTGCCGCATCAGAGCAGCATTGACGAGAACAACATCGAAGAAGAGCGCCGTTTGGCATACGTGGGCATTACCCGAGCGCAGAAAGAGCTGACGTTTACCCTGTGCCGCGAGCGCCGCCAGTACGGTGAGCTGGTGCGCCCGGAGCCGAGTCGTTTCCTGCTGGAGCTACCGCAGGATGATGTGGTGTGGGAGCACGAGAAAAAAGTGGTGAGCGCGGAAGAGCGCATGAAGACCGGCCAATCGCGAGTCGCTGGATTACGCGCGATGCTGGATAAGGCGAAAAAGGGTTAA
- the trxA gene encoding thioredoxin TrxA: MSSDKIVHLTDDSFDTDVLKAEGVTLVDFWAEWCGPCKMIAPILDEVAEEYEGKLTIAKLNIDDNPGTAPKYGIRGIPTLLLFKNGEVAATKVGALSKGQLKEFLNANLA, translated from the coding sequence ATGAGCAGCGATAAAATCGTTCACTTGACCGATGACAGTTTCGACACCGACGTGTTGAAAGCAGAAGGTGTCACTCTGGTAGATTTCTGGGCTGAATGGTGTGGTCCTTGCAAAATGATCGCCCCCATTCTCGACGAAGTCGCAGAAGAGTACGAAGGTAAGCTTACCATCGCCAAGTTGAACATTGATGACAACCCGGGCACTGCGCCTAAATACGGCATTCGTGGTATCCCGACACTGCTGCTGTTCAAGAACGGCGAAGTGGCTGCCACCAAAGTCGGCGCCCTGTCTAAAGGTCAGCTGAAAGAGTTCCTGAACGCTAACCTGGCCTAA
- the wecA gene encoding UDP-N-acetylglucosamine--undecaprenyl-phosphate N-acetylglucosaminephosphotransferase: MSTELGLVFLFTLVFLFFARKAAKKIGLVDTPNSRKRHHGAIPLVGGISVYAGICFAFAISDYYLPHASLYLACAGVLVLVGALDDRFDISVKIRALVQAAVAIVMMVGAKLYLLSLGFIIGPVELVVGPFGYVLTLFAVWAAINAFNMVDGIDGLLGGLASVTFAAMGIILYFDGQTSLAMWCFAMIAATIPYILLNLGLIGRRYKVFMGDAGSTMIGFTIIWILLETTQGLSHPITPVTALWLIAIPLMDMVAIMYRRLRKGMSPFSADRQHIHHLIMRAGFTSRQAFVLITVAAAILAGIGVLGEYLAFIPEWVMLVLFLMAFFLYGYCLKHAWRVARKIRRIKRRWQSSSEDKK, from the coding sequence ATGAGTACTGAGCTGGGTTTAGTTTTTCTTTTTACCTTAGTGTTCCTATTTTTTGCTCGCAAAGCAGCTAAAAAAATTGGGCTGGTGGACACGCCTAATTCAAGAAAACGACACCATGGCGCCATTCCCTTAGTGGGCGGGATTTCCGTTTATGCGGGGATCTGCTTTGCTTTCGCTATTTCAGATTATTATTTGCCCCATGCTTCACTCTATCTTGCGTGCGCAGGTGTGTTGGTGCTGGTCGGTGCGCTGGACGATCGCTTCGATATCAGCGTTAAAATTCGCGCGTTAGTGCAGGCAGCCGTCGCCATTGTGATGATGGTCGGTGCCAAGCTGTATCTGTTGAGCCTCGGTTTTATTATCGGCCCTGTGGAGTTGGTTGTAGGGCCTTTTGGCTATGTGCTCACACTGTTTGCCGTCTGGGCAGCGATCAACGCCTTCAATATGGTTGATGGGATTGACGGCCTGCTGGGAGGCCTTGCCAGCGTCACTTTTGCGGCGATGGGCATCATCCTCTATTTCGACGGTCAGACCAGCCTTGCGATGTGGTGCTTCGCCATGATTGCGGCCACTATTCCCTATATCTTATTGAACCTTGGTCTGATTGGTCGCCGCTATAAAGTGTTTATGGGTGATGCCGGCAGCACCATGATCGGGTTCACCATCATCTGGATTCTGCTGGAAACCACCCAGGGCTTGAGTCACCCGATTACCCCTGTCACAGCATTATGGCTGATTGCCATTCCGTTGATGGACATGGTGGCCATTATGTATCGCCGCTTACGCAAAGGCATGAGCCCGTTTTCGGCTGACCGCCAGCACATTCACCATTTAATCATGCGCGCCGGTTTTACTTCACGTCAGGCGTTTGTCCTGATCACTGTAGCCGCAGCGATTCTGGCGGGCATTGGCGTATTGGGTGAATATCTTGCCTTCATCCCCGAGTGGGTGATGCTGGTGTTATTCCTGATGGCATTCTTCCTTTATGGCTATTGCCTGAAACACGCCTGGCGTGTGGCACGCAAAATCCGTCGCATAAAACGTCGCTGGCAAAGTAGCAGCGAAGATAAAAAATAA
- the pdeH gene encoding cyclic-guanylate-specific phosphodiesterase, whose protein sequence is MVMNNLSHRLPISIELEQQQETRLFWQQCQRFYTFQPIYQVSGRLLAIELLTAVTHPSAPEKRLSPETYFDALNIAQRLDVVEEQLELLLQWSHFFTQRQLVASVNIDGPTLMAIQQHAGIRELISELPWMRFELTEHHALPQEEMVAKMPELGPLWLDDFGSGMANFSALTELRYDYIKLSRELFMLLRSTDEGRSLFSMLLALINRYCNGVIVEGVETEEEWQQVQNSPAMAAQGYFFSRPVPFSELENMALELH, encoded by the coding sequence ATGGTGATGAATAATTTAAGTCATCGGCTGCCTATTTCAATTGAACTGGAGCAACAACAGGAAACGCGTCTCTTCTGGCAGCAGTGCCAACGATTCTATACTTTCCAGCCGATCTACCAGGTCTCCGGCCGTTTACTGGCCATTGAATTACTGACTGCGGTGACTCATCCCTCCGCACCAGAGAAAAGGTTGTCGCCCGAAACCTATTTTGATGCGCTGAATATCGCGCAGCGTCTCGACGTCGTCGAGGAACAGCTTGAGCTGTTATTACAGTGGTCACACTTTTTCACCCAGCGTCAGTTGGTGGCGTCCGTTAATATCGATGGCCCGACGTTGATGGCAATACAGCAACATGCTGGGATTCGTGAATTAATCTCTGAACTGCCGTGGATGCGCTTCGAACTGACCGAACACCATGCGCTGCCACAAGAGGAGATGGTGGCGAAGATGCCCGAGCTTGGGCCGTTGTGGCTGGATGACTTTGGATCTGGCATGGCGAACTTCTCTGCGCTCACCGAACTGCGCTATGACTATATTAAGCTGTCTCGCGAGTTGTTTATGCTGCTGCGTTCAACCGATGAAGGTCGCTCACTGTTTTCGATGTTACTGGCGCTCATCAACCGTTATTGCAACGGTGTGATCGTGGAAGGCGTTGAAACAGAAGAGGAATGGCAGCAGGTGCAGAATTCGCCCGCCATGGCCGCGCAAGGCTATTTCTTCTCGCGCCCGGTTCCCTTCAGCGAACTGGAAAATATGGCACTTGAGCTTCACTGA
- the rho gene encoding transcription termination factor Rho, whose translation MNLTELKNTPVSELITLGENMGLENQARMRKQDIIFSILKQHAKSGEDIFGDGVLEILQDGFGFLRSGDSSYLAGPDDIYVSPSQIRRFNLRTGDTISGKIRPPKEGERYFALLKVNEVNYDKPENARNKILFENLTPLHANNRLRMERGNGSTEDLTARVLDLASPIGRGQRGLIVAPPKAGKTMLLQNIAQSIAYNYPDCVLMVLLIDERPEEVTEMQRLVKGEVIASTFDEPASRHVQVAEMVIEKAKRLVEHKKDVIILLDSITRLARAYNTVVPASGKVLTGGVDANALHRPKRFFGAARNVEEGGSLTIIATALVDTGSKMDEVIYEEFKGTGNMELHLSRKIAEKRVFPAIDYNRSGTRKEELLTSQEELQKMWILRKIIHPMGEIDAMEFLINKLAMTKTNDEFFDMMKRS comes from the coding sequence ATGAATCTTACCGAATTAAAGAATACGCCGGTTTCTGAGCTGATTACCCTCGGCGAAAATATGGGTCTGGAAAACCAGGCACGTATGCGCAAGCAGGATATTATTTTCTCTATCCTGAAGCAGCATGCCAAAAGTGGCGAAGACATCTTTGGTGATGGTGTGCTGGAGATATTGCAGGACGGATTTGGTTTCCTCCGTTCTGGAGACAGCTCCTACCTCGCCGGTCCCGATGATATCTACGTTTCTCCCAGCCAAATCCGCCGCTTCAACCTCCGCACTGGTGACACCATTTCTGGCAAAATTCGCCCACCAAAAGAGGGTGAACGTTATTTTGCACTGTTGAAAGTTAACGAAGTTAACTACGACAAGCCGGAAAACGCGCGTAATAAGATTCTGTTCGAAAACCTCACGCCACTGCACGCAAACAATCGTCTGCGTATGGAGCGCGGTAATGGCTCAACCGAAGATTTGACCGCACGTGTACTCGACCTGGCTTCGCCAATTGGCCGTGGCCAACGTGGTCTGATCGTGGCACCACCGAAAGCCGGTAAAACCATGCTGCTGCAGAACATTGCGCAGAGCATTGCCTACAACTACCCGGATTGCGTGTTGATGGTGCTGCTGATTGACGAGCGTCCGGAAGAAGTGACCGAGATGCAGCGTCTGGTAAAAGGTGAAGTGATTGCTTCTACCTTTGACGAACCAGCATCACGCCACGTTCAGGTTGCTGAGATGGTGATCGAGAAGGCTAAGCGCCTGGTTGAGCATAAAAAAGACGTTATCATCCTGCTTGACTCCATCACTCGTCTGGCCCGTGCTTATAACACCGTTGTTCCAGCTTCCGGTAAAGTCTTAACCGGTGGTGTGGATGCTAACGCCCTGCACCGTCCAAAGCGTTTCTTCGGTGCGGCACGTAACGTGGAAGAGGGCGGCAGCCTGACCATCATCGCGACCGCGCTGGTTGATACCGGTTCGAAGATGGATGAAGTGATTTACGAAGAATTTAAAGGTACAGGTAACATGGAACTGCACCTGTCGCGTAAAATTGCGGAAAAACGTGTGTTCCCGGCCATCGATTACAATCGCTCCGGTACCCGTAAAGAAGAGCTGCTGACTTCTCAGGAAGAACTGCAGAAGATGTGGATCCTGCGCAAAATTATCCATCCAATGGGTGAAATTGACGCGATGGAGTTCCTCATCAATAAACTGGCGATGACCAAAACCAATGATGAATTCTTCGATATGATGAAGCGTTCATAA
- a CDS encoding AsmA family protein codes for MSRTGKILSWVFGILLLLIVVVVVIIATFDWNRLKPTINQKVSAELNRPFAIRGDLGVAWVRNREEPGWRSWVPWPQVHADDIMLGNPPNIPDVTMVHLQRVEATLAPLALLHQEVYLPWIKLQLPDARLVQTADKKNNWTFNLASSANSDANAPPSAWSFRLDNILFDKGEVRYRDAINKADVTVIINPLGKPLPYAQVAGGNDQQKGAGDFVFGWQANGTYNNQKLEGEGKIGGMLSLRSKTTPFPLQVDVRNGTTRVRVDGTLQDPLNLGGLDVRLRFSGDTLANLYGLTGVLLPDTPPYETDGHLIARFNEEKGPLFQYEKFNGHIGDSDIHGSLTYRQAKPRPSLTGELSSNQLRMADLGPLIGVNSGKGSEKTQQAKAQRGDASTQPADRVLPHDKFDTKSWDVMDADVKFSGKRIEHSSKLPLSDLYTHLQLKNGDLLLDPLRFGMAGGSINSTLHLEGDKSPMRGRADLHARKLQLRQLFPNVTAMQRSLGQLNGDATLSGTGNSVADLLGTSNGELKLLMNDGLISRSLMEIAGLNVGNYVVGKLFGDDEVRINCAATDLNIRQGLATPKVFVLDTENAVINVTGNVNFANERMDLSINPESKGIRIITLRSPLYVRGTFKNPDAGVKAGPLIARGAAAVALGAVVAPAAALLALISPSDTDANQCSNVLQQMKSKK; via the coding sequence ATGTCACGCACAGGAAAGATCCTGAGTTGGGTTTTCGGGATTTTATTATTATTAATTGTGGTGGTCGTGGTGATAATCGCCACCTTCGACTGGAACCGCCTCAAACCGACTATCAATCAAAAAGTCTCGGCTGAACTGAATCGACCTTTCGCCATTCGCGGCGACCTGGGCGTTGCCTGGGTGCGCAATCGCGAAGAGCCTGGCTGGCGCAGTTGGGTACCCTGGCCACAGGTGCATGCTGACGACATTATGCTCGGTAACCCTCCCAATATTCCTGATGTCACCATGGTCCACTTGCAGCGCGTTGAAGCCACGCTTGCGCCGCTGGCGCTGCTGCATCAAGAGGTTTATCTGCCGTGGATCAAGTTGCAGTTACCGGATGCGCGCTTGGTACAAACCGCCGATAAAAAGAATAACTGGACCTTCAACTTAGCCAGCAGCGCCAATAGCGATGCCAACGCACCGCCTTCAGCCTGGTCATTCCGTCTTGATAACATCCTGTTTGATAAGGGGGAAGTGCGCTATCGCGATGCCATCAATAAGGCTGATGTCACGGTCATTATCAACCCGTTAGGTAAACCGCTGCCTTATGCCCAAGTCGCTGGCGGTAACGATCAGCAAAAAGGCGCGGGTGATTTTGTTTTCGGCTGGCAGGCAAACGGCACCTATAACAACCAGAAGCTGGAGGGCGAGGGCAAAATTGGCGGCATGCTATCGCTGCGCAGCAAAACGACCCCTTTCCCGCTGCAGGTCGATGTGCGTAACGGCACGACGCGGGTGCGTGTTGATGGCACTTTGCAGGATCCGCTCAATCTCGGTGGCTTAGATGTGCGCCTGCGTTTTTCTGGCGACACCCTGGCGAACTTGTATGGTTTGACCGGCGTGCTGTTGCCGGATACGCCACCTTATGAAACGGATGGTCACCTGATTGCGCGCTTTAATGAGGAAAAAGGGCCGCTGTTCCAGTATGAGAAGTTTAACGGTCATATTGGTGACAGTGATATTCATGGCTCGTTGACCTATCGTCAGGCAAAACCGCGCCCGAGCCTGACCGGTGAGCTGAGTTCAAATCAGCTGCGTATGGCGGATTTAGGGCCGCTGATCGGGGTTAACTCAGGCAAAGGCAGTGAGAAAACCCAGCAGGCCAAAGCACAGCGCGGCGACGCCTCTACGCAACCAGCGGACCGTGTGCTGCCACACGATAAGTTCGATACCAAAAGCTGGGATGTGATGGATGCCGATGTGAAGTTCAGCGGCAAACGCATCGAACACAGCAGCAAGCTGCCGCTCAGCGATCTCTATACCCATCTTCAATTGAAGAACGGCGATCTACTGTTAGATCCGCTGCGCTTTGGCATGGCGGGCGGCAGTATCAATTCCACCTTGCATCTGGAAGGGGATAAAAGTCCGATGCGCGGTCGAGCTGATTTGCACGCGCGTAAATTGCAATTGCGTCAGCTGTTCCCGAATGTCACCGCGATGCAGCGTAGCCTGGGGCAGTTGAATGGTGATGCGACCCTGAGCGGTACCGGGAATTCGGTGGCGGATTTGCTGGGTACCAGTAACGGTGAGCTGAAGTTGTTAATGAACGATGGCTTGATCAGCCGCAGCCTGATGGAGATTGCCGGATTAAACGTGGGCAATTATGTGGTCGGTAAGTTGTTCGGTGACGATGAAGTGCGCATCAACTGCGCGGCCACCGATCTGAATATCCGTCAGGGCTTGGCCACACCGAAGGTGTTTGTGCTGGATACCGAGAATGCGGTGATCAACGTTACCGGCAACGTCAACTTCGCCAATGAGCGGATGGATTTGTCGATTAATCCGGAGAGTAAAGGCATTCGTATCATCACCTTGCGTTCGCCGCTCTATGTGCGCGGCACCTTTAAAAATCCTGATGCGGGCGTGAAAGCGGGGCCGTTGATTGCACGCGGTGCGGCAGCCGTTGCGCTGGGTGCCGTGGTGGCACCGGCTGCGGCGCTGCTGGCACTGATTTCGCCCAGCGATACGGATGCGAATCAGTGCAGTAACGTGTTGCAGCAGATGAAAAGTAAAAAGTGA
- the gppA gene encoding guanosine-5'-triphosphate,3'-diphosphate diphosphatase, producing MLSASSLYAAIDLGSNSFHMLVVREVSGSIQTVARIKRKVRLAAGLDKANQLSIEAMQRGWQCLKLFSEQLQDIPPEQIRVVATATLRIAENAQDFLTTAEEILGCPVNVISGEEEARLIYQGVAHTTGGSDQRLVVDIGGGSTELVTGEGSHATTLFSLSMGCVTWLERYFGDRHLAKENFEQAERAAREIIRPVAAALREKGWQICVGASGTVQALQEIMVAQGMDERITLSKLQQLKQRAIQCGKLEELEIEGLTLERALVFPSGLSILIAIFHELNIDSMTLAGGALREGLVYGMLHLPIDRDIRSRTLQNVQRRFSIDVEQAGRVRQLAESFFRQVSSSWKLDNRCRDLLLSACSIHEIGLSVDFRQAPQHAAYLIRHLDLPGFTPAQKKMLACMLQNQSGSIDLGLLTQQNAVPPRMAERLSRLLRLAIIFSSRRRDDTLPAVRLQADDDALHLTLPAGWLDAHPLRAELLEQESHYQSYVHWLLTIS from the coding sequence ATGCTGAGCGCATCGTCACTTTATGCTGCGATTGATTTAGGTTCTAACAGCTTTCATATGTTGGTGGTGCGCGAGGTATCCGGCAGTATTCAGACCGTTGCGCGGATTAAACGCAAAGTGCGTCTGGCTGCCGGGCTGGACAAAGCCAATCAGCTCTCCATCGAAGCGATGCAGCGCGGATGGCAATGTTTAAAGCTTTTCTCCGAACAATTGCAGGACATCCCGCCTGAGCAAATCCGCGTGGTGGCAACCGCGACGCTGCGTATTGCCGAAAATGCACAAGATTTCCTGACCACTGCTGAAGAGATTCTGGGCTGCCCGGTGAATGTCATCAGCGGCGAGGAAGAAGCGCGTCTGATTTATCAAGGCGTTGCCCATACTACCGGCGGTTCCGATCAGCGCTTGGTGGTGGATATCGGCGGGGGCAGTACCGAACTGGTCACCGGTGAAGGTTCGCACGCGACCACGCTGTTTAGCTTGTCGATGGGCTGCGTCACCTGGCTGGAACGTTACTTTGGCGATCGCCATCTGGCGAAAGAGAATTTCGAGCAGGCCGAACGGGCTGCGCGCGAGATTATTCGCCCTGTCGCTGCCGCCCTGCGTGAAAAAGGCTGGCAGATCTGCGTGGGCGCCTCCGGCACCGTGCAGGCACTGCAGGAAATCATGGTGGCGCAGGGGATGGATGAACGCATCACCCTGAGTAAGCTGCAGCAGTTAAAACAGCGCGCCATTCAGTGCGGGAAGCTGGAAGAACTGGAAATTGAAGGATTGACGCTGGAGCGTGCTCTAGTGTTCCCAAGTGGCCTTTCCATTCTCATCGCCATCTTCCACGAACTCAATATCGACAGCATGACGTTGGCCGGCGGTGCGCTTCGCGAAGGTTTGGTGTACGGCATGCTGCATCTGCCGATCGATCGCGATATCCGCAGTCGGACATTGCAGAACGTCCAGCGCCGCTTCTCCATTGATGTGGAACAAGCAGGCCGCGTGCGTCAGTTGGCAGAGAGCTTTTTCCGCCAGGTGAGCAGCAGTTGGAAGCTGGATAACCGATGTCGTGACCTGCTATTAAGTGCCTGTTCTATCCACGAAATTGGCCTGAGCGTCGATTTTCGTCAGGCGCCACAACACGCCGCTTATCTGATTCGTCATCTCGACCTCCCTGGCTTTACTCCCGCCCAGAAAAAAATGTTGGCCTGTATGCTGCAGAACCAGAGTGGCAGTATTGATCTGGGCTTGCTGACGCAACAGAACGCCGTACCTCCGCGCATGGCAGAACGGTTAAGCCGCTTGTTACGTCTGGCGATTATCTTCTCCAGCCGCCGTCGTGATGACACGCTGCCCGCGGTACGTTTGCAGGCCGATGATGATGCACTGCATTTGACACTGCCTGCTGGCTGGCTGGATGCGCATCCGCTGCGAGCTGAGCTGTTAGAACAGGAAAGTCACTATCAGTCCTACGTACACTGGCTACTTACTATTTCTTGA
- the rhlB gene encoding ATP-dependent RNA helicase RhlB, whose amino-acid sequence MSKTHLTEQKFSDFALHPQVVEALDKKGFHNCTPIQALALPFALSGRDVAGQAQTGTGKTMAFLTSTFHHLLSHPAAEGRQINQPRALILAPTRELAVQIHADAEQLSQVTGLKLGLAYGGDGYDKQLKVLAEGVDILVGTTGRLIDYAKQNHVNLGAIQVMVLDEADRMFDLGFIKDIRWLFRRMPPATQRLSMLFSATLSYRVRELAFEHMNNAEYVEVEPEQKTGHRIKEELFYPSNEEKMRLLQTLLEEEWPDRAIIFANTKHRCEDIWGHLAADGHRVGLLTGDVAQKKRLRILDDFTKGDVDILVATDVAARGLHIPAVTHVFNYDLPDDREDYVHRIGRTGRAGASGHSISLACEEYALNLPAIEEYIGHGIPVSKYNSEALMSELPPPKRLQRSRSGNGPRRGGNNSNRRSGAPRNNNRKRSS is encoded by the coding sequence ATGAGCAAAACACACTTAACTGAACAGAAGTTTTCCGACTTCGCCCTGCACCCACAGGTAGTGGAAGCCCTTGATAAAAAAGGCTTTCATAACTGCACGCCTATCCAGGCGCTCGCATTGCCTTTTGCGCTTTCAGGGCGTGATGTTGCGGGTCAGGCGCAAACCGGTACGGGCAAAACGATGGCGTTCCTGACGTCAACGTTTCATCATCTTCTTTCTCATCCAGCCGCCGAAGGCCGCCAGATCAACCAGCCGCGCGCGCTGATCCTGGCCCCTACGCGTGAACTTGCGGTGCAGATTCACGCCGATGCTGAGCAACTGTCGCAGGTGACAGGTCTGAAGTTGGGCCTTGCCTACGGTGGCGACGGCTACGACAAACAGCTGAAAGTGTTAGCGGAAGGCGTCGATATTCTGGTGGGCACCACGGGTCGCCTAATCGATTATGCTAAACAGAATCATGTCAATCTCGGTGCGATTCAGGTCATGGTACTGGATGAAGCCGACCGCATGTTCGACCTCGGCTTTATTAAAGACATCCGCTGGCTGTTCCGCCGCATGCCGCCGGCCACCCAGCGTCTGAGCATGCTGTTCTCCGCGACCCTTTCTTACCGCGTACGTGAACTGGCGTTTGAACACATGAACAACGCCGAGTACGTTGAAGTTGAGCCTGAGCAGAAAACCGGCCACCGCATCAAAGAAGAACTTTTCTATCCTTCTAATGAAGAAAAGATGCGCCTGCTGCAAACCTTGCTGGAAGAAGAATGGCCAGATCGCGCCATTATTTTCGCCAACACCAAACACCGCTGTGAAGATATCTGGGGCCACCTGGCCGCTGATGGTCACCGCGTGGGCTTGCTGACAGGGGATGTGGCTCAGAAGAAACGTCTGCGCATTCTGGATGATTTCACTAAAGGTGATGTCGATATCCTGGTCGCAACGGATGTTGCCGCACGCGGTCTGCACATTCCTGCCGTCACCCACGTGTTTAACTACGATCTGCCTGACGACCGTGAAGACTATGTTCACCGTATTGGCCGTACCGGTCGTGCCGGTGCCAGCGGACACTCAATCAGCCTGGCTTGTGAAGAGTACGCCCTGAACCTGCCTGCAATTGAAGAGTATATCGGCCACGGCATTCCGGTGAGCAAGTACAACAGCGAAGCACTGATGAGTGAACTGCCTCCGCCAAAACGCCTGCAGCGCAGCCGTTCAGGTAATGGCCCACGCCGTGGCGGAAACAACAGTAACCGTCGGAGCGGTGCACCGCGTAATAACAACCGTAAACGTTCGAGTTAA